The segment CATCTTGTGAAAGTGAagcgctgatatcagtcacacgtaTGTATCTAAAAGTTAATAGTACAGGAGATACACAAGACAAAGTGGTTATTATGGTAGGGGGACGGGGGTGAATGGATTTTGCTGTCCAGGCACATCAATGCTGGTAGCTTGTTTGTCTGAACATCCATCTCCCCCACTGTTAAGCGTGCACGGATTGGTTGAGCATGCATGGTTATGGCAATAAGGGAAGTGATAAGCGGCTGCCAGATGCCTCTGACAACGCTTATCTCATGGAGAAACCAAGAATTAGGGGTGTTAAAACTCAACATGTTCAAGTGCCCACACTTGCATGGCCCGGTTTAGTCAGTCAGTCACCCCAATAAAGAGAACAGTCACTCTCCCCCAGACTGAAATAACCAATAACAGAAGAATGGATTGCAATGGAAATACAATATTAGGTTTAGTGGGTGGGTGTTGCTACCAATATCATTGATGGGTAGCTTGATAAgacatgccatcaatgtctgaccCCTTCATTCTCGGGATGGATGGGGTCCAACTCTTGCGCCATCAGTTATTGAAGCCATATCTAAATCAGTAAGCCACCAATGCTTTTGgtaagaaaatccctttaattataTTGCTTCTGAGAAAGTTTGGTGACAACTTCAATACCTGCCTGTTTATGCAGTGATATATTCTCAGCATAGGCTGGGAGAGCTGCGTAGGAGTAGTAACGGCGGCCATATTGGGTGCCAACCAGTTTTTCCGGAAACAGAAACTTTAGGAAAACAGCGAATAGGCTTCTAGACAAATGTCTTCCGTTGTGTTGTTCCTCCTTGCTATAAATATAATGTATtttccatgctgggagctggatacAAGATACGGACTATAAGATGAAGCTAGTCTAGGAGTCCGTGTTTGGGTGGTGGGCAGACAGATCTGGTGGCTCATTACGGTAATGGACACCGCTGGTTCTGGGGGTCATCTGTGTTTATATGAAGGGTCACTCACCTTCCACAGGGACTTGGACGGAGACGCAGCCAGTCGGAGACCACAAATACACTTTGCTATTTCCAGTGCAGATGACAAGCCTTGGCTGGACTGGGTCCCAAAGAAAAGAGCGGACAGGTGACGTCTGCTCCAAGACCACAGACAACTTCATCTTCTGAATGTCCCATATCCACACACAACACGGCATGTTATCTGCGAGACATTGGTCAACACAAAAAGCGTTCAATTCCAACCCGCCAAACATTGACATGTACAGCCGACCTCTCCGTGCAACTATTCCGGTTTAGGCTAAATGGGATTTCCGGTTATATGTAAATTAAGCGTAATAATTTACTAATGAAAAGTTATGGAATTTGAATTTTCTATTATACCTTGTATTTCAATTCTTCACAATATTTAAgacttctgcttgctgtcaatgaatggaaacaGTCTTTTTTACAGCTAGAGGCCGAAAACCAGTAAAGACCCAATATTTTCCATAGctaagggtttgctacaattgtatccagtctagctaTAGCTTCTTGAAATTTTGAAAACTTAaaaacagaaaattaaaaaaaaattaaaataaaaaaaaaaggaaaaaataaataaataaataattatttttaccatttttggTGGCCAAGTATCGATTATCAGGACTGAAGGCAAGCATCCCGATCCCAAGTTCCGGATTTGCACGGTCAGTGTCTGGTTTGATGGTGCGTAAAGACACTGGCACCTCTACGAGCTCATCTGTGGAGAGTGTTAAGCATAGTGCCCAGTTGGCACAATTGATAGTCTCTCTTATGTGTAATATTACTGTATGACAAGTACGTCTCCAACGCATATCAGACTGAAGTCAGGAATTGTATGTCTCAAGATACCCAGGCCTTCAGCTCAAGGACAGAAGGGTAAAGAGGGTTTGACAGAGACCACAGCAGGCTTTTCTCTATCTCTTACTGACATATTactccaattttttattttttttttaacaataaagtTATGTTCTAAACATCTTTAAAAAGAATTCACCTTTGGACACTATTTACATATCGAATTGAGAAGATGAGTCGATTTGTAAATATGTTACATGACTTAACTTCTACTGAACCggaattacagcctgtattatatatattatattatactccagagctgcactcactattctgctggtggagtcactgtgtacatacattacattacttatcctgtactgatcctgggttatattctgtattatactctagagctgcactcactattctgctggtggagtcactgtgtacatacattacattacttatcctgtactgatcctgaggtacatcctgtattataccccagagctgcactcacaattctgctggtggagtcactgtgtacatacattacattacttatcctgtactgatccggagttacatcctgtattatactccagagctgcactcactattctgctggtggagtcactgtggacatacattacattacttatcctgtactgatcctgagttacatcctgtattatactccagagctgcactcactattctgctggtggagtcactgtgtacatacattacattacttatcctgtactgatcctgagttacatcctgtattatactccagagctgcactcactattctgctggtggagtcactgtggacatacattacattacttatcctgtactgatcctgagttacatcctgtattatactccagagctgcactcactattctgctggtggagtcactgtggacatacattacattacttatcctgtactgatcctgagttacatcctgtattatactccagagctgcactcactattctgctggtggagtcactgtgtacatacattacattatttatcttgtactgatcccgagttacatcctgtattatactccagagcagcactcactattctgctggtggagtcactgtggacatacattacattacttatcctgtactgatcctgagttacatcctgtattatactccagagctgcactcacaattctgctggtggagtcactgtgtacatacattacttatcctgtgctgatcctgagttacatcctgtattatactccagagctgcactaactattctgctggtggagtcactgtgtacatacattacattatttatcctatactgatcctgagttacatcctgtattaagctccagagctgcactcgaaaTTCTACTGGTAGTTATTGTAAACACACCTATCAGTTAAGCTGAGCTTCTATAATGCAGGGGAAAACTTATCACAGGACTGTACGGTGCATGGagagaaacaaataaataaatgaatacttCCCACGATGCATATCAGCAGACCAAGCAGCGGACGGTAGGACATTTTAGCTTTTCAGAATCGTGAATGCAGCGGCAGTGAAAGGTGTTGCAGCgtcgtcccattcaagtgaataggaccgTGCTGCAATACCTAGCACAGCCACTATGAATGTAACGGTGAGTGCAAGTACGAATAAAGTAAACAATGAAAATTCTGCAGTGCTTGTACGCAGCCCCTTCAAAGAGCTGATCGGCGTACCcttaccgatctaatattgatggcgtatcctaagggtaggccatacatttttaaaacCCTTTTAATATGTATATTTGTAAACTAAAAAAACGGTGATAAACATGTGAACATATATCTTAACAATGACAGAAGTATTTGAGAAGAAGATATTCCCATATCAATGAGTAAGAATGATACCGGTAAAGGTAGTTGCCTGGGAGGAACTGCACAATCTGGTCACCACTTACATTTACTGTGGACAATAAACAGACTATTGGGGGTCCCTCGTGGCGGAGGAAAGGTCAGCTGACTGGGCTCAACACTTTGGCATTTGTCCACTTCTCTGTAAACAACCTAAAAAGgaacaaaaatgtataaaataaaaagatataaaaataagTGTAAAGAGTAGCATTAATAAAAAAGATATAACCACATAGAAAACAATTAAAATCGACATCAAATGTTCAGTAACTTTGCTTGTAGCTATTTTTTATTTCCCcaataatacttaaaggggttttcccagtatGGACATTATCACccgtccacaggataggggataaatgtatgatcgctgggggacCTTTTGATCTCTAAAACAAGGGTCCTGACCCGCGTCACTCCTCACTGCACTATCAAAGCAATAAGGGTTTTTAATGGAGCATATGAAGTTATAAAATGTAAATGTTGGGGAAACCCCTGTAAAGCTACATGTAGATTTCTGCTGCCTTCCTGTTAacagagagcagtgcattatgGGAACACAGATAACAGTttggccccacgcacacgactgtgcctgtaatcacagcccacgattgggagcacggcccataaaatacgacatgctccataattcccgacacggttctacggcacggacacccatccgtagcggtaCGCAAAGGTGTCCGCGAACAATAGAAACTAAtgggtcgtgtgcgtggggccttctACAGTTACAACTAAGCTGTTCGATCACGTCCGACACCAGGCTGCAGCTAATCTGGTCTGTGTACAAGGGTAACCAGCCAAATTTTGGAAGCAGCTGTGTGATTGGAGAAAACAACCGGTAATAACTCAAAATGGGTAAAAGTAACCAAAGTTCTTATGTAGATTTAAACTATAAAATATTGACGAGAGGGTAATAACCCATGACAAAGTGCCTTGTCTTTTCAGCAATGCCTGCAGACACGGAGTAAAGCTCTTTGGGTCTATTACACTGCTGTGATCTCCTGCTAtcctaaaaactacaactcccagcatgctctgacagccGCAGGCTGACAGGgactgctgggagttgtaatttcTAAACTGCTGGCAAGACACAGGATAGAGATCACTGTCCTAGCAGAAAGATATTCCGATACCAGCACACGTCATGAATATCTTCTCCCCTGTGATCCCAAAGGGGTAACAAGCCAGCATGGAAGACACGATCCTATGAAATAGACCCCAGATCTCCCCATTCCTTATAATTGGCATACAGGATCCTGTGTAACCCTGGTTTTGATGATGCTTACAGTCTTTGGGTTGACGATTGTCGCTGGATGCACCAGTTCTTTGATCGGTTTCCATGTCACGTGGTTGAGGAttcgaacctaaaaaaaaaaagggacaaatGGATGTGTAAAGAAACTAAAGGCCTCCCTTGTCCACTTACTGAACATACCTTCTCATCATAACTGCCGACACACAGAAACTGGCTGCTGGGACTCCAGGCGACCGATTTGATGCCCAGCGACCACTCATAGGCAGAGTAACTAGACAGCAAGCGTCCATCTAGCGAGTATAGCAATACCTTGTACTGATAGAGAAGAGTAAAGTCAGATTACTATAAAGTACACGTTCATACTATACAGACACTTATCAATATCACAGGGCAGTAAATCAGAATACAAATCAACATACCTCCAGGCAAGTGTCCCATACAGCAAGAACGCAGCCATTTGGAGCCCAGTCTATACCAGTTACGTCCTGGGTGTCGGTCTCAAAATGCTGCAATACAACAAGATAAAAGTTAAAGTcagctatgtacaagaatataactactataatactgccccctatatacaagaatataactactataatactgccccctatatacaataatataactgctataaaac is part of the Rhinoderma darwinii isolate aRhiDar2 chromosome 10, aRhiDar2.hap1, whole genome shotgun sequence genome and harbors:
- the WRAP73 gene encoding WD repeat-containing protein WRAP73; this encodes MNFSEVFKLSNQLCKFSPNGKYLASCVQYRLVIRDVRTLQILQLYTCLDQIQHVEWSADSMFVLCAMYKRGIVQVWSLELPDWHCKIDEGSAGLVSSCWSPDGRHILNTTEFHLRITLWSLSAKSVSYIKYPKACQKGIAFTSDGRHMALAERRDCKDYISIFVCNDWRLLRHFETDTQDVTGIDWAPNGCVLAVWDTCLEYKVLLYSLDGRLLSSYSAYEWSLGIKSVAWSPSSQFLCVGSYDEKVRILNHVTWKPIKELVHPATIVNPKTVVYREVDKCQSVEPSQLTFPPPRGTPNSLFIVHSKYELVEVPVSLRTIKPDTDRANPELGIGMLAFSPDNRYLATKNDNMPCCVWIWDIQKMKLSVVLEQTSPVRSFLWDPVQPRLVICTGNSKVYLWSPTGCVSVQVPVEGTFNVLSLAWHPLGEDSLLLMSKDHLCICYLETEGDH